A window from Nocardioides mesophilus encodes these proteins:
- a CDS encoding alpha/beta fold hydrolase: MARPGDLTRVVELPGPWTHRHVAANGARFHVAESEPGQVAADAPLVLLLHGFPQFWWSWRHQLPALAGAGYHAVAMDLRGYGGSDKTRDGYDPFTLAGDVVGVVKALGRRQAVLVGQGWGGYVAWAAAVLHPREVSALAVVSAPHPTVVQHAFRRGLHGEALRHVLTMQLPFLPERQLADPHGGRVAAHLTSWAAPGSGFPDAEAVTTYQSAISLWPASHCALEYHRWLVRSRLRNDGRAFARRLAEPVRQPVLALSGELDPAVPREAMRRSQRYVAGPMTERTLPGVGHFAPEEDPEALTAALLDWLAGLPDLRGR; encoded by the coding sequence ATGGCGCGACCGGGTGACCTGACCCGAGTCGTGGAGCTGCCGGGGCCGTGGACGCACCGCCACGTCGCCGCCAACGGCGCCCGCTTCCACGTGGCCGAGTCCGAACCGGGCCAGGTCGCCGCGGACGCCCCGCTGGTGCTGCTGCTGCACGGCTTCCCCCAGTTCTGGTGGAGCTGGCGGCACCAGCTGCCCGCCCTCGCCGGCGCCGGCTACCACGCCGTCGCGATGGACCTGCGGGGCTACGGCGGCTCGGACAAGACCCGCGACGGCTACGACCCCTTCACCCTGGCCGGCGACGTGGTCGGGGTGGTCAAGGCGCTCGGCCGGCGGCAGGCGGTGCTGGTCGGCCAGGGCTGGGGCGGGTACGTCGCCTGGGCGGCGGCGGTCCTGCACCCCCGGGAGGTCTCGGCGCTCGCCGTCGTCTCCGCCCCGCACCCCACCGTGGTGCAGCACGCGTTCCGCCGCGGGCTGCACGGCGAGGCGCTGCGACACGTGCTGACGATGCAGCTGCCGTTCCTCCCGGAGCGGCAGCTGGCCGACCCCCACGGCGGGCGGGTGGCGGCCCACCTGACCAGCTGGGCCGCGCCGGGGTCGGGCTTCCCCGACGCGGAGGCGGTGACGACGTACCAGTCCGCGATCAGCCTGTGGCCCGCCTCGCACTGCGCGCTGGAGTACCACCGCTGGCTGGTGCGCTCCCGGCTGCGCAACGACGGGCGGGCGTTCGCCCGGAGGCTGGCCGAGCCGGTCCGGCAGCCGGTGCTGGCCCTCAGCGGCGAGCTCGACCCGGCCGTGCCCCGGGAGGCGATGCGGCGCTCGCAGCGCTACGTCGCCGGGCCGATGACCGAGCGGACGCTGCCCGGGGTCGGCCACTTCGCGCCCGAGGAGGACCCCGAGGCGCTCACCGCGGCTCTGCTCGACTGGCTGGCCGGCCTGCCGGACCTGCGCGGCCGCTGA
- a CDS encoding NUDIX hydrolase, whose translation MPSPHPALPDWLEPVRSGALSMAAEDLSSFVPPEDAVTREGAVLLLFGEGPAGPDVLLTERAHDMRSHPGQVSFPGGSVDPGDTGPQAAALREAEEETGLDPAGVEVFACLPQLWLPPSNFAVTPVLGWWREESEVSVVDPREVHAVYRVAVAELLDPQHRISVVHPSGWRGPGFLIGDDKDLILWGFTAGIISRIFDYIGWARPWDDRVERELPAHMLAGRRDASSSSSTDPRGQ comes from the coding sequence GTGCCTTCCCCACACCCCGCGCTGCCCGACTGGCTCGAGCCGGTCCGCTCCGGCGCGCTGTCGATGGCCGCGGAGGACCTGTCCAGCTTCGTCCCGCCCGAGGACGCCGTTACCCGCGAGGGCGCGGTGCTGCTGCTCTTCGGCGAGGGACCGGCCGGCCCCGACGTGCTGCTCACCGAGCGGGCCCACGACATGCGCTCGCACCCGGGCCAGGTCTCGTTCCCGGGCGGCTCGGTGGACCCGGGCGACACCGGCCCCCAGGCCGCCGCGCTCCGCGAGGCCGAGGAGGAGACCGGCCTGGACCCCGCGGGTGTGGAGGTCTTCGCCTGCCTGCCGCAGCTGTGGTTGCCGCCGAGCAACTTCGCGGTCACTCCGGTGCTCGGCTGGTGGCGCGAGGAGAGCGAGGTCTCGGTGGTGGACCCGCGCGAGGTGCACGCGGTCTACCGGGTGGCGGTGGCCGAGCTGCTCGACCCGCAGCACCGGATCTCGGTGGTGCACCCGTCGGGCTGGCGCGGCCCCGGCTTCCTCATCGGCGACGACAAGGACCTGATCCTGTGGGGCTTCACCGCGGGGATCATCTCCCGGATCTTCGACTACATCGGGTGGGCCCGGCCCTGGGACGACCGGGTCGAGCGGGAGCTGCCGGCGCACATGCTGGCGGGTCGCCGCGACGCGTCGTCCTCCTCGAGCACCGACCCGCGCGGGCAGTGA
- a CDS encoding TlpA family protein disulfide reductase: MTASLRLAAAVAAAVLAAGCAAAGTGTGTGAGSGSEQVEVPHSNVDVDTAALRKQKAAAGIEDCPAITHTTGAMRAAGSGESLPQITLPCLGGGPAVALDRLRGPLVINLFAQWCGPCRQELPYYEQLHRRAGDRLDVLGIDYLDTQPGGALELAKDSGVTYPLLADPEGLLRTELRVRGLPGIVFVDADGRVTETTFAVVRSYDELAGLVEEHLDVTL; this comes from the coding sequence ATGACCGCGTCGCTGCGCCTCGCGGCCGCGGTCGCCGCCGCGGTGCTGGCAGCCGGCTGCGCGGCGGCCGGCACCGGGACCGGGACAGGTGCCGGCTCCGGCAGCGAGCAGGTGGAGGTGCCGCACAGCAACGTCGACGTCGACACCGCGGCGCTGCGCAAGCAGAAGGCAGCGGCCGGCATCGAGGACTGTCCCGCGATCACCCACACCACCGGCGCCATGCGGGCCGCCGGCTCCGGCGAGTCACTGCCGCAGATCACGCTGCCCTGCCTGGGCGGTGGCCCCGCGGTGGCCCTGGACCGGCTGCGCGGCCCGCTGGTGATCAACCTGTTCGCGCAGTGGTGCGGCCCGTGCCGCCAGGAGCTGCCCTACTACGAGCAGCTGCACCGGCGCGCCGGGGACCGGCTGGACGTGCTCGGCATCGACTACCTCGACACCCAGCCCGGCGGCGCGCTCGAGCTGGCCAAGGACAGCGGCGTCACCTACCCGCTGCTCGCGGACCCGGAGGGGCTGCTGCGCACGGAGCTGCGGGTCCGCGGCCTGCCGGGCATCGTCTTCGTCGACGCGGACGGCCGGGTCACCGAGACGACCTTCGCGGTGGTGCGCAGCTACGACGAGCTCGCCGGCCTGGTCGAGGAGCACCTCGACGTCACGCTCTGA
- the acs gene encoding acetate--CoA ligase, translated as MSEETLSNLSREERRFAPPEALAAEANVTADWYDKAAEDRVAFWAEQAGRLHWDQPWDRVLDWDDPPFAKWFVGGKLNASVNCVDRHVDAGRGDKVAFHWVGEPEDDARSITYAELKDEVCKAANALTELGVRTGDRVAIYMPMIPETVVTMLACARLGAPHTVVFGGFSADALASRIVDCEAHVVVTADGGYRRGAPSALKPAVDEAVAKSGDVVRKVLVVRRTGQDLGDAGWDDTRDVWWHDAVDSASAEHTPESFDSEHPLYVMYTSGTTGKPKGILHTTGGYLVGSAYTHWGIFDLKPETDVYWCTADIGWVTGHSYMVYGPLANGTTSVMYEGTPDSPHKGRWWEIIEKYGVTLFYTAPTAIRTFMKWGSDIPAKFDLSSLRLLGSVGEPINPEAYIWYRETIGAGQTPVVDTWWQTETGAIMISPLPGVTHGKPGSAMKAIPGVAADVVDDEGKPVPNGSGGFLVLTEPWPSMLRTLWGDDERFKDTYWSRFRSQGYYFAGDGAKKDDDGDIWLLGRVDDVMNVSGHRLSTTEIESALVSHPKVAEAAVVGAADEMTGQAVCAFVILRDEVVGDGGDNADIVAELRTHVAKEIGAIAKPRQIMIVPELPKTRSGKIMRRLLKDVAEDRQVGDVTTLADSTVMDLISSNLQGGKPTEE; from the coding sequence ACCGGGTCGCGTTCTGGGCCGAGCAGGCCGGACGCCTCCACTGGGACCAGCCGTGGGACCGGGTGCTGGACTGGGACGACCCGCCGTTCGCCAAGTGGTTCGTGGGCGGCAAGCTCAACGCCTCGGTCAACTGCGTGGACCGGCACGTCGACGCGGGCCGCGGCGACAAGGTCGCGTTCCACTGGGTGGGTGAGCCCGAGGACGACGCCCGGTCGATCACGTACGCCGAGCTCAAGGACGAGGTCTGCAAGGCCGCCAACGCCCTGACCGAGCTGGGCGTGCGCACCGGGGACCGGGTGGCGATCTACATGCCGATGATCCCCGAGACCGTGGTCACGATGCTCGCCTGCGCCCGTCTCGGCGCCCCGCACACGGTCGTCTTCGGCGGCTTCTCCGCCGACGCGCTGGCCAGCCGGATCGTGGACTGCGAGGCGCACGTCGTGGTGACCGCCGACGGCGGCTACCGCCGCGGCGCCCCCTCCGCGCTCAAGCCCGCGGTCGACGAGGCCGTGGCGAAGTCGGGCGACGTGGTCCGCAAGGTGCTGGTGGTACGCCGCACCGGCCAGGACCTCGGCGACGCCGGCTGGGACGACACCCGCGACGTGTGGTGGCACGACGCCGTCGACTCCGCGTCCGCCGAGCACACCCCGGAGTCCTTCGACTCCGAGCACCCGCTCTACGTCATGTACACCTCCGGCACCACCGGCAAGCCCAAGGGCATCCTGCACACCACCGGCGGCTACCTGGTCGGCTCGGCCTACACCCACTGGGGGATCTTCGACCTCAAGCCGGAGACCGACGTCTACTGGTGCACCGCCGACATCGGCTGGGTCACCGGGCACAGCTACATGGTCTACGGCCCGCTGGCCAACGGCACCACCTCGGTGATGTACGAAGGCACCCCGGACAGCCCGCACAAGGGCCGCTGGTGGGAGATCATCGAGAAGTACGGCGTGACCCTCTTCTACACCGCGCCGACCGCGATCCGGACCTTCATGAAGTGGGGCTCGGACATCCCGGCGAAGTTCGACCTCTCCAGCCTGCGGCTGCTCGGCTCGGTCGGCGAGCCGATCAACCCCGAGGCCTACATCTGGTACCGCGAGACGATCGGCGCCGGACAGACCCCGGTGGTGGACACCTGGTGGCAGACCGAGACCGGCGCGATCATGATCAGCCCGCTGCCCGGCGTGACCCACGGCAAGCCGGGCTCGGCGATGAAGGCGATCCCCGGCGTCGCCGCCGACGTGGTCGACGACGAGGGGAAGCCGGTCCCGAACGGCTCCGGCGGCTTCCTGGTGCTGACCGAGCCCTGGCCCTCGATGCTGCGCACGCTGTGGGGCGACGACGAGCGGTTCAAGGACACCTACTGGTCCCGGTTCCGCAGCCAGGGCTACTACTTCGCCGGCGACGGGGCCAAAAAGGACGACGACGGCGACATCTGGCTGCTCGGCCGCGTCGACGACGTCATGAACGTCTCCGGCCACCGGCTCTCCACCACCGAGATCGAGTCGGCGCTGGTCTCGCACCCCAAGGTGGCCGAGGCCGCGGTGGTCGGGGCCGCCGACGAGATGACCGGCCAGGCGGTGTGCGCGTTCGTGATCCTGCGCGACGAGGTCGTCGGCGACGGTGGCGACAACGCCGACATCGTCGCCGAGCTGCGCACCCACGTCGCCAAGGAGATCGGCGCGATCGCCAAGCCGCGCCAGATCATGATCGTTCCCGAGCTGCCGAAGACCCGCTCCGGCAAGATCATGCGCCGGCTGCTCAAGGACGTCGCCGAGGACCGGCAGGTCGGTGACGTCACCACGCTGGCCGACTCCACGGTGATGGACCTGATCTCCTCGAACCTGCAGGGCGGCAAGCCCACGGAGGAGTAG
- the nth gene encoding endonuclease III: MPETRPDTSLVRRARKINRILAETYPDARCELDFESPFQLLVATVLSAQTTDKRVNSVTPALFAAYPDPAAMAAADREHLEKLVQPTGFFRAKTESVLKLSQALVERYDGQVPARLEELVTLPGVGRKTANVVLGDAFGVPGITVDTHFGRLARRFGFTEETDPVKAEHEVGALFPRKDWVKLSHHLIWHGRRICHARNPACGACPVARLCPAYGEGPTDPVKAAALVRTEGRA, encoded by the coding sequence GTGCCCGAGACGCGCCCCGACACGAGCCTGGTACGGCGGGCCCGGAAGATCAACCGGATCCTCGCCGAGACCTACCCCGACGCCCGCTGCGAGCTCGACTTCGAGAGCCCCTTCCAGCTGCTGGTCGCCACGGTGCTCTCCGCGCAGACCACCGACAAGCGGGTCAACTCCGTGACCCCCGCGTTGTTCGCCGCCTACCCGGACCCGGCCGCGATGGCCGCCGCGGACCGCGAGCACCTGGAGAAGCTGGTCCAGCCGACCGGGTTCTTCCGCGCCAAGACCGAGTCGGTGCTCAAGCTGTCCCAGGCGCTGGTGGAGCGGTACGACGGGCAGGTGCCGGCGCGGCTGGAGGAGCTGGTCACCCTCCCCGGTGTCGGCCGCAAGACCGCGAACGTGGTGCTCGGTGACGCGTTCGGGGTGCCCGGGATCACCGTGGACACCCACTTCGGCCGGCTGGCTCGCCGCTTCGGGTTCACCGAGGAGACCGACCCGGTCAAGGCCGAGCACGAGGTGGGCGCGCTGTTCCCGCGCAAGGACTGGGTGAAGCTGTCGCACCACCTGATCTGGCACGGTCGCCGCATCTGCCATGCCCGCAACCCCGCCTGCGGCGCCTGCCCGGTGGCGCGGCTGTGCCCGGCGTACGGCGAGGGGCCGACCGATCCGGTGAAGGCCGCCGCCCTGGTCCGCACCGAGGGCCGCGCATGA
- a CDS encoding MBL fold metallo-hydrolase, with protein MGWSGGSFGERAQCVLAPNADVMTLDGTNTWVLREPGGRRSVVVDPGPEIAAHLDAVAAYSGGAGQVAAVLLTHGHLDHSEAARTFAERVGCGVRALDPGHRLGSEGLVDGDVVEVDGLEVHVVATPGHTSDSLSFVLPAEGAVLTGDTVLGRGTTVVAHPDGRLGAYLDSLHRLRDLAEQQGLSHVWPGHGPVIDDALGALDFYLAHRRERLEQIRAALADLGADLRGEGLARLIVERVYADVDPVLWGAAELSVRAQLDYLSGAR; from the coding sequence ATGGGCTGGTCCGGTGGCTCCTTCGGGGAGCGCGCGCAGTGCGTGCTGGCGCCGAACGCCGACGTCATGACCCTCGACGGCACCAACACCTGGGTGCTGCGCGAGCCGGGGGGTCGCCGCTCGGTCGTGGTCGACCCGGGGCCGGAGATCGCCGCGCACCTCGACGCGGTGGCGGCGTACTCCGGCGGCGCCGGTCAGGTCGCCGCCGTGCTCCTCACCCATGGGCATCTCGACCACTCCGAGGCGGCCCGGACCTTCGCCGAGCGGGTCGGCTGCGGGGTGCGGGCGCTCGACCCGGGGCACCGGCTCGGGTCCGAGGGACTGGTGGACGGCGACGTGGTGGAGGTCGACGGCCTGGAGGTGCACGTGGTGGCGACGCCCGGGCACACCTCGGACTCGTTGTCGTTCGTGCTGCCCGCCGAGGGCGCGGTGCTGACCGGCGACACGGTGCTCGGCCGCGGCACCACCGTCGTCGCGCACCCGGACGGCCGGCTCGGGGCCTACCTGGACTCGCTGCACCGGCTCCGCGACCTGGCCGAGCAGCAGGGGCTCTCGCACGTGTGGCCGGGTCACGGACCGGTGATCGACGACGCGCTCGGGGCGCTGGACTTCTACCTCGCGCACCGGCGGGAGCGGCTCGAGCAGATCCGCGCCGCGCTGGCCGACCTGGGTGCGGACCTGCGCGGCGAGGGGCTGGCCCGGCTGATCGTCGAGCGGGTCTACGCCGACGTGGATCCGGTGCTGTGGGGGGCCGCCGAGCTCAGCGTGCGGGCGCAGCTGGACTACCTCTCCGGCGCCCGCTGA
- the nhaA gene encoding Na+/H+ antiporter NhaA, whose protein sequence is MNTSRRLIFPTQTPGETTFVGEMLRKETVGGSVVLVAAAIAVVWANSPWADFYQDVRHFRIGPLDVEHWAADGALAVFFYIAGLELKRELVVGSLRRPADALVPIVAALAGVATPALIYTAINLGGGGDLRGWAIPAATDIAFALAVLAVVGSSLPGQLRAFLLTLAIVDDLVVIVIIAAFYTSELHLTPLLAAVALLGVFAFLQHIRGESWLWYVPLAIGIWWCVHESGIHATIAGVAMGLLTRVRLDKGEEASPAERLEHLLTPFSAGVAVPFFALMSAGVVISGGTALFTDPVVLGVLAGLMIGKPVGVLGGAWLVTRLTRAELNADISWRDMVGLAILAGVGFTVALLVAELSYAGDEGEAAKTAVLLGSVVSAIFAALLLRRRNSVHRAP, encoded by the coding sequence ATGAACACCTCCCGCCGCCTCATCTTCCCCACGCAGACCCCCGGCGAGACCACCTTCGTCGGCGAGATGCTCCGCAAGGAGACCGTCGGCGGCTCGGTGGTGCTGGTCGCGGCCGCGATCGCCGTCGTCTGGGCGAACTCGCCGTGGGCGGACTTCTACCAGGACGTCCGGCACTTCCGCATCGGGCCGCTCGACGTCGAGCACTGGGCCGCCGACGGCGCCCTGGCCGTGTTCTTCTACATCGCCGGCCTCGAGCTCAAGCGGGAGCTCGTCGTCGGCTCGTTGCGCCGGCCGGCCGACGCGCTGGTGCCGATCGTGGCCGCGCTCGCCGGCGTCGCCACCCCGGCGCTGATCTACACCGCGATCAACCTCGGCGGCGGTGGGGACCTGCGGGGCTGGGCCATCCCCGCCGCCACCGACATCGCCTTCGCCCTCGCCGTGCTCGCGGTGGTCGGCTCGTCGCTGCCCGGCCAGCTGCGTGCCTTCCTGCTCACCCTGGCGATCGTCGACGACCTGGTGGTCATCGTGATCATCGCCGCGTTCTACACCTCCGAGCTGCACCTGACCCCGCTGCTGGCCGCGGTCGCGCTGCTCGGGGTCTTCGCGTTCCTGCAGCACATCCGGGGCGAGTCCTGGCTCTGGTACGTCCCGCTGGCGATCGGGATCTGGTGGTGCGTGCACGAGAGCGGCATCCACGCGACCATCGCCGGCGTCGCGATGGGGCTGCTCACCCGGGTCCGCCTCGACAAGGGTGAGGAGGCCTCCCCCGCCGAGCGCCTCGAGCACCTGCTGACCCCGTTCTCCGCGGGCGTGGCGGTGCCGTTCTTCGCGCTGATGTCGGCCGGCGTCGTGATCTCCGGGGGCACGGCGCTGTTCACCGACCCCGTGGTGCTCGGTGTGCTCGCCGGGCTGATGATCGGCAAGCCGGTGGGGGTGCTCGGCGGCGCGTGGCTGGTGACCCGGCTGACCCGTGCCGAGCTCAACGCGGACATCTCCTGGCGCGACATGGTGGGGCTCGCGATCCTCGCCGGGGTCGGCTTCACGGTGGCGCTGCTCGTCGCCGAGCTCTCGTACGCCGGCGACGAGGGGGAGGCCGCGAAGACCGCGGTGCTGCTCGGCTCCGTGGTCTCCGCGATCTTCGCCGCCCTGCTGCTGCGCCGCCGCAACAGCGTGCACCGGGCCCCCTGA
- a CDS encoding Crp/Fnr family transcriptional regulator, which translates to MDNDVLRQAPLFSALDDEAATALRASMADARLRRGEVLFHEGDEGDKLYVVTEGKVKLGRTSSDGRENLLAILGPGQMFGELSLFDPGPRSATVTAVTDTTFSSLSHEDLLRWLDGRPGVARGLLAQLAGRLRKANDVVADLVFSDVPGRVAKALLDLADRFGRTADDGVHVHHDLTQEELAQLVGASRETVNKALADFASRGWLRLEPRSVVIMDIERLGRRAR; encoded by the coding sequence GTGGACAATGACGTACTCCGTCAGGCACCACTGTTCAGCGCCCTGGACGACGAGGCGGCGACCGCGCTGCGTGCGTCCATGGCCGACGCCCGGCTTCGTCGCGGCGAGGTGCTCTTCCACGAGGGCGACGAGGGCGACAAGCTGTACGTCGTCACCGAGGGCAAGGTGAAGCTCGGCCGCACCTCCTCCGACGGCCGGGAGAACCTGCTGGCGATCCTCGGCCCCGGCCAGATGTTCGGCGAGCTGTCGCTGTTCGACCCGGGGCCGCGCTCGGCGACGGTCACCGCGGTCACCGACACCACCTTCTCCTCGCTCTCCCACGAGGACCTGCTGCGCTGGCTCGACGGCCGCCCCGGCGTCGCCCGCGGCCTGCTCGCCCAGCTCGCCGGCCGGCTCCGCAAGGCCAACGACGTGGTCGCCGACCTGGTCTTCTCCGACGTCCCCGGCCGGGTCGCCAAGGCGCTGCTCGACCTCGCCGACCGGTTCGGCCGCACCGCCGACGACGGCGTGCACGTCCACCACGACCTCACCCAGGAGGAGCTCGCCCAGCTGGTCGGCGCCTCCCGCGAGACCGTCAACAAAGCGCTGGCCGACTTCGCCTCGCGCGGCTGGCTGCGGCTCGAGCCGCGCTCGGTCGTGATCATGGACATCGAGCGGCTGGGGCGCCGGGCCCGCTGA
- a CDS encoding MarP family serine protease: MNFLDWFLVVLVLAYAVSGYWQGFIAGVFATLGLLLGGLVGIWVAPRLLGDIDPALWVSLAALFVVLICASFGQAVLQYAGVRVRARITWQPARALDAVGGAALSAVAVLVVSWALGVAVSGASLPWVSNQVRESEVLGRVDELMPARAVTALDSFNDVVGSSFFPRYLEPFARERIIEVGPPPGRIGTDPDVVAAAASVLKIRGENSCNRGVEGTGFLFAPNRVMTNAHVVAGVDDPAIILEDREVPATVVYYNEDLDVAVLAVDGLDRPFLRFDGGGRESQPAAVLGYPQDGPYNVQAARIRGEQRLRSPDIYGDGSVVREVFSIRSLVRPGNSGGPLVSGDGRVLGVIFAASVSDGDTGYALTTDQVKESAAQGLTSDREVDTGRCA; encoded by the coding sequence GTGAACTTCCTCGACTGGTTCCTGGTCGTCCTGGTGCTCGCCTACGCCGTCTCCGGCTACTGGCAAGGCTTCATCGCCGGCGTGTTCGCCACCCTGGGCCTGCTGCTCGGCGGGCTGGTCGGCATCTGGGTGGCGCCCCGGCTCCTCGGCGACATCGACCCCGCGCTGTGGGTCTCGCTGGCGGCGCTGTTCGTGGTGCTGATCTGCGCGTCGTTCGGCCAGGCGGTCCTGCAGTACGCCGGCGTCCGGGTCCGCGCCCGGATCACCTGGCAGCCGGCCCGGGCCCTGGACGCCGTCGGCGGCGCGGCCCTGAGCGCGGTCGCGGTGCTGGTGGTCTCCTGGGCGCTCGGGGTCGCCGTCAGCGGCGCCAGCCTGCCCTGGGTGAGCAACCAGGTCCGCGAGTCCGAGGTGCTCGGCCGCGTCGACGAGCTGATGCCCGCGCGGGCGGTCACCGCGCTGGACTCCTTCAACGACGTGGTCGGGTCGAGCTTCTTCCCGCGCTACCTCGAGCCGTTCGCCCGCGAGCGGATCATCGAGGTCGGCCCCCCGCCGGGCCGGATCGGCACCGACCCGGACGTGGTGGCCGCCGCGGCCAGCGTGCTGAAGATCCGCGGGGAGAACTCCTGCAACCGCGGCGTGGAGGGCACCGGCTTCCTCTTCGCCCCGAACAGGGTGATGACCAACGCCCACGTCGTGGCCGGTGTCGACGACCCCGCGATCATCCTCGAGGACCGTGAGGTGCCCGCCACCGTCGTCTACTACAACGAGGACCTCGACGTGGCGGTGCTCGCCGTCGACGGCCTGGACCGGCCGTTCCTGCGCTTCGACGGCGGCGGCCGGGAGAGCCAGCCGGCCGCGGTGCTGGGCTACCCCCAGGACGGCCCCTATAACGTGCAGGCCGCCCGGATCCGCGGCGAGCAGCGGCTGCGCAGCCCCGACATCTACGGCGACGGCTCGGTGGTCCGCGAGGTCTTCTCCATCCGGTCGCTGGTGCGGCCGGGCAACTCCGGGGGCCCGCTGGTCTCCGGGGACGGCCGGGTGCTCGGGGTGATCTTCGCGGCCTCGGTCAGCGACGGGGACACCGGCTACGCGCTGACCACCGACCAGGTGAAGGAGTCCGCGGCGCAGGGACTCACCTCCGACCGGGAGGTCGACACCGGCCGCTGCGCCTGA
- a CDS encoding phage holin family protein, whose product MSHIAPADPAHGDVPSPDDPTIGRLVADATRDLSSLIHNEIALAKSELKVSFKNGGTGAGLFAGAAFLVILAVVMLSVAFAYFLTMTGLHPAWCFLIVFAVYVLIAALLAFVGVKKVKKVRAPERAIHQAQEAKGLLKRS is encoded by the coding sequence ATGTCGCACATCGCACCCGCAGACCCCGCCCACGGTGACGTGCCGTCCCCGGACGACCCCACGATCGGGCGTCTGGTCGCCGACGCGACGCGTGACCTGTCCAGCCTGATCCACAACGAGATCGCGCTGGCGAAGTCCGAGCTCAAGGTCAGCTTCAAGAACGGCGGCACCGGCGCCGGGCTCTTCGCGGGCGCCGCGTTCCTCGTCATCCTCGCCGTGGTCATGCTCTCGGTGGCGTTCGCCTACTTCCTCACGATGACCGGCCTGCACCCCGCGTGGTGCTTCCTCATCGTCTTCGCGGTCTACGTCCTGATCGCCGCCCTGCTCGCCTTCGTCGGCGTCAAGAAGGTCAAGAAGGTCCGGGCCCCCGAGCGGGCCATCCACCAGGCGCAGGAGGCCAAGGGCCTTCTCAAGCGCTCCTGA
- a CDS encoding NUDIX hydrolase — MEARIRLPDTLVEHALAFAAGTRTPSEPRFASTVVLLRESAGTGEAGGDAGGPGSLEAYLLRRHVDMAFAAGMCVFPGGGVDPRDFDHTVAWAGPSAAEWAERMGVEEALARALVCAAVRETFEESGVLLAGPTDSSVVADTTGADWEEDRRALEAREVPLTDFLTRRGLVLRTDLLRLWGSWVTPVVEPRRYDTQFFVTRLPEGQVARDVSTESDRVLWSRVDEAIRAVDAGEMFMLPPTYCTLLELFEYGAVADALVAAQGRDLTPVEPAVVPGSDGDAAMYLSIPAHLVDLGHAVRERLA; from the coding sequence ATGGAGGCCCGCATCCGGCTGCCCGACACCCTGGTCGAGCACGCCCTGGCCTTCGCCGCGGGCACCCGGACCCCGTCGGAGCCGCGCTTCGCCTCGACCGTGGTGCTGCTGCGCGAGTCAGCAGGCACGGGCGAGGCCGGCGGGGACGCCGGCGGCCCGGGATCCCTCGAGGCCTACCTGCTGCGCCGCCACGTCGACATGGCGTTCGCCGCCGGCATGTGCGTCTTCCCCGGCGGCGGCGTCGACCCCCGCGACTTCGACCACACGGTCGCCTGGGCCGGCCCGTCCGCGGCCGAGTGGGCGGAGCGGATGGGCGTCGAGGAGGCGCTCGCGCGGGCGCTGGTCTGCGCCGCCGTACGCGAGACCTTCGAGGAGTCCGGCGTCCTGCTCGCCGGACCGACGGACTCGAGCGTGGTCGCCGACACCACCGGCGCGGACTGGGAGGAGGACCGCCGTGCGCTCGAGGCGCGCGAGGTCCCCCTCACCGACTTCCTGACCCGGCGCGGCCTGGTGCTGCGCACGGACCTGCTGCGGCTGTGGGGCTCGTGGGTGACCCCGGTCGTCGAGCCGCGCCGCTACGACACCCAGTTCTTCGTGACCCGGCTGCCGGAGGGGCAGGTGGCGCGCGACGTGTCCACCGAGTCCGACCGGGTGCTGTGGTCGCGGGTCGACGAGGCGATCCGCGCGGTCGACGCCGGCGAGATGTTCATGCTGCCGCCGACCTACTGCACGCTGCTCGAGCTCTTCGAGTACGGCGCCGTGGCCGACGCCCTGGTCGCGGCGCAGGGCCGTGACCTGACGCCGGTCGAGCCCGCGGTGGTGCCGGGGAGCGACGGCGACGCGGCGATGTACCTCTCGATCCCGGCCCACCTGGTCGACCTCGGGCACGCCGTCCGGGAGCGCCTGGCCTGA